The following are encoded together in the Monodelphis domestica isolate mMonDom1 chromosome 5, mMonDom1.pri, whole genome shotgun sequence genome:
- the IFT27 gene encoding intraflagellar transport protein 27 homolog, whose product MVKLAAKCIMAGDATVGKSTLAQMFRSDGAHFQKNYTLTTGVDLLVKSLAVPDTNDSVELFIFDSAGKELFSEMLEKLWEHPNLLCLVFDVTNEQSFSNCAKWLERIRSQLQGTCLPGVLVGNKTDLAGRRVVEESRAREWAGSHSLEYFETSAKEMENFEAPFRCLAKLFYQLYRERVELFQSLV is encoded by the exons ATGGTCAAGCTGGCAGCCAAGTGCATAATGGCAG GAGATGCCACTGTCGGGAAGAGCACCCTGGCTCAGATGTTCCGCAGTGATGGGGCTCATTTCCAGAAGAACTACACATTG ACCACGGGGGTGGATTTGCTGGTGAAGTCCTTGGCGGTTCCTGACACAAATGACAGTGTG GAACTCTTCATCTTTGATTCTGCTGGCAAGGAGCTGTTTTCAGAAATGTTGGAGAAGCTG tgGGAACACCCCAATCTCTTGTGCCTTGTGTTTGACGTGACCAACGAGCAGTCTTTCAGTAACTGTGCCAAGTGGCTCGAGAGGATACGGTCCCAGCTGCAAGGCACTTGTCTTCCAG GTGTATTAGTGGGGAATAAGACTGACCTGGCTGGCAGGCGAGTGGTGGAAGAGAGTCGAGCCCGAGAATGGGCTGGAAGCCACAGCCTGGAATATTTTGAAACTTCTGCT AAGGAGATGGAGAACTTTGAAGCCCCTTTCCGCTGTTTGGCCAAATTGTTCTACCAGCTATACCGGGAGAGAGTGGAGCTCTTTCAGTCACTGGTGTGA